The genomic stretch ATTACCGAAGGGCAACGCGACAAGACCGACGGCGAACAGCCGGAAGAGTAAGTCTGCCGAAAAGGCTACCTGAAGATACCAAATGCAAGATTTTCAGGTAGCCTTTTTCATTTTAGCTTCGCAGAAACCTTGCGCGAACAACCGCACCAAAGCGCCGCCCTGCCGCCGAAATGGTACAACAGAGGCTGGATAGGTAGTTGGAATAAGGAAAAGGCACCTGAAATAAAAATGGAGCTACCTGAAATCACAGCTGCAACGCAATTAAAACTCACTTCGTGAAACTGCACTTTCAGGCAGCCTTTTGCAAGAGAGCAAAAGGTAATAAAAAACCTTTGTTTCGCAACAAAGGTTTTTCAATTTGGCGGAAGCGGTGAGATTCGAACTCACGGTGGGCCTAACCCACGACGGTTTTCAAGACCGCTGCATTAAACCACTCTGCCACGCTTCCAGTTTAGGAAGCGCGCACTATACAGGTTTTTTGCGAATTTGAACAGCATTATTTTGTGTAGCTGTTCCAAATAGGAAGGGTACTGTGTTGGTTCGCCGATTTGTCTCATTTGGCCATACAGCAGGGTGGAGAAACCGTGCTTTTAGGCTGTTGCAATAGAAAACAGGCTGCAACTGCATGCAGCCTGCTGGCTATTTTTGGTGGGTCTGGCTGGTCTCGAACCAGCGACCAAAGGATTATGAGTCCTCTGCTCTAACCCCTGAGCTACAGACCCGGCTAGAAAGGGCGGCATTGTACCGACAAGCCGCCGGCCTAGCAAGGATTACTGCTTGTTTTCCTCGCTGTCTAGGAAGCTGCGCAAGCGGTCGCTGCGGGTGGGATGGCGCAGTTTGCGCAGAGCTTTGGCTTCGATTTGGCGGATGCGTTCACGGGTTACGTCAAACTGTTTGCCCACTTCTTCCAGCGTATGGTCGGTGTTCATGTCGATGCCGAAACGCATGCGCAAAACTTTGGCTTCACGCGGAGTGAGGCTTTCTAAAACGTCTTTGGTGGCTTCACGCAGTCCGGAATACATGGCGGCATCGGCCGGGGCAATATTGTTTACGTCTTCGATAAAGTCACCTAAGTGGCTGTCGTCGTCGTCGCCGATGGGGGTTTCCATAGAAATAGGCTCTTTGGCAATCTTCATGATTTTTCGGATCTTGTCTTCCGGCATTTCCATCAATTCGGCCAGCTCGGCAGCGTCTGGGTCTTCACCGGTTTCTTGCAGATACTGGCGCGAGATGCGGTTCATTTTGTTGATGGTTTCAATCATGTGCACCGGGATGCGGATAGTACGCGCCTGGTCGGCAATCGAACGGGTAATGGCTTGGCGTATCCACCAAGTAGCGTAGGTGGAGAATTTGTAGCCGCGCCGATATTCGAATTTATCCACCGCTTTCATTAAACCGATATTGCCTTCCTGAATCAAATCGAGGAATTGTAGGCCGCGGTTGGTGTATTTTTTGGCGATGGAAATTACTAGGCGCAGGTTGGCCTGTATCATTTCTTGCTTGGCAGCGGCGGTTTCTTTCTCGTTCGCCACCATGTTTTTGCTGATTTTTTTCAGTTCCGCAATGGAAATCTGCGCGTGTTTCTCCTGTTCGATGAGAATATTCTGCTTTTCGATGATGGCATATTGGAAACGGCTCAGGGCCTCGCTCCACACATGGTTTTTGCTGATTTCGGCTTCCACCCAATTTAAATCGGTAATATTGGACAGGAAATTGTTGATAAAGTAATCGCGATCCATGTGTACACGGTTGAGACAGATGTCGCGGATTTCGCGTTCCAGGCGGCGGATGCTATCTACGCGAGTGCGCAGATTGTTGCTCAGAGTTTCAATCTGGCGGGTGGTAAAGCGTACATTAAGCAGTTGATCAGCAATATAGTTGCGCAGGTTCAGATAGGTTTTGTGCTGGCTGTGGTGTTTTTGCAGCGCAGCAATCATTTTCTGATAGGTAGCTTGGATGTTTTCAAAGTGTGCCAACACTTTTTGCTTGAGCTCTTCGAGGTTGGCGGCAGAGATGGCGCCAGTATCTTCTTCAGTATCTTCTTCATCTGCATTGCTGTCTTCGTTTTCATCCAAATTGGTATTGGGAGCCGCCTCTTCGGCTTTTCCCACACCGATGCCCAATTCATCAAGCAGCTCTTCGTGCGGGTCAATAATATCTTCCACCGCTTCGTCCACCCGGATTTCACCATTGCGAATCTTTTCAATCAGTTCGAGGATTTCAGCAATCGAGCCGGGGCAGGCGGAGATGGCCTGAATCATGTTACGCAGGGCAGTTTCGATTTTTTTAGCGATAACAATTTCGTCTTCGCGCGTGAGCAAATCCACCTGCCCCATTTCGCGCATATACATGCGCACGGGGTCGGTGGTGCGGCCGAATTCGGAGTCGGCGCTGGAGAGGGCGGCTTCGGCTTCGGCAACGGCATCGTCGTCGGTCATGTTGGCCGTATTGTCGGCCAACAGCAGGGTTTCGCTGTCGGGCGTTTCTTCGGTTACCTGAATGCCCAGACCGGAAATCATATTGACGATATTGTCGATCTGCTCGGCATCCGACATATCGTCGGGCAGAGCGTCGTTGATTTCGGCGTAGGTGATGTAGCCGCGTTCTTTACCTTGCAGAATCAGCTGTCTGAGCCGTGCCCTTTGCTCCTCCGGCGTGAGCGGGCGGTTGCTTTCGTCTTGTTCTTCGGTGGCGGGGTTGTTCTGTTCGGACATGTTTCTCTCGTTGTTCACAGGTCGGTGTAATCGGCATTGCCTAAATGGTGCCGTTGGCAGGAGGACGCCTCAAAAGCTCCAGCAGCAGTTTGGTTTCGTCATCGCTCAAGCCGTGTTCGATGCGTTTGCGTTTCAACGCTTCAACTTGCTGGGTTTTCAAGGCGTTCATCAATTTTTGCATGCCTGATTGGAAATTCAGTGCGTCGGATTCGCCATCCCCCTCAAAGTGGGCGCTGTCCGTACCGGACTGCATGATGCGGCTGATATTGCCGTAATAGGGGGTGTTGCGCATGGCTTCCATCAATCCGGCACTGGATAGCGGCGAGCGGCTGCGGCGCACATGGGCGGCCATGACGCTCAGGCAGGCAAGGTCGGTATCCAGTTCCAGATGGTCGGGTAGGTCGATATATGTAGCCCATTGCGGATTTATCAATAGGCGGCGGATTTGTTGTTGCGCCAAGCTCAGCATTTGCGGCTGGCGGAAGGTTTGGCGTGGCAGGGTGTAGCGTTGCTGGGCAACGTAGCGTTTGGGGACTTCCTGCCCCATCAGATGCGCCAAATTGGCCGGATCGATGCCCACTAAGTTGCTCAGTTTCTGCTTGAGCAGGAAGGCGAGGGCGGGGGCGGTAATCTGGGTGAGCAGCGGGGTGGCGGTTTTCACCAGCTCGGCCTTCCCTTCTTGGCTGCGCAAATCGAGCTTGGCGGTGAGCGCGTCCCAAAAATAGGCGGAAAGCGGCTTGCTTTGGTGCAGCAGCATATCTTCAAAACGTTCCCGCCCGTGTTCGCGCACATAGCTGTCGGGGTCGTGGCCTTCGGGCAGAAAGAGGAAGTGCAGCGATTTGCCGTCTTTCAGTTGGGGCAGGGCGTTTTCCAATGCACGCCAGGCGGCTTTGCGGCCGGCCGCATCGCCATCGAAGCAGAAATAGATGCTGTCGGTTTGGCGCATCAGGATTTTAACGTGCTCGGCGGTGGTGGAGGTGCCCAGTGCGGCCACGCAGTAGCCGATGTCGAACTGCGCCAGTGCAACCACGTCCATATAGCCTTCCACCACCAGGATGCGGCCGGCTTCTTTTACGGCAGCACGGGCTTCGTAGAGGCCGTAGAGGTTTTTGCCTTTATCGAACAGCGGGGTGTCGGGCGAGTTGAGGTATTTGGGTTTGGAGTCGTCCAACACGCGGCCGCCGAAGCCGATAACCTGCCCGCTGCTGTTGCGGATGGGGAACATGATGCGGTGGCGGAAGCGGTCGTAGTGGCTGCCGTCTTTTTCAATCACCATGCCGCTGTTGACCAGCGCTTCGGAAGGGTAGGGGGTGAAACTTTGCGCCAGCGGCCGCCAGCTGTCGGGCGCATAGCCCAGGCCGTAGTGGGCTGCGACTTCATCGGAGAGGCCGCGCTTTTTCAGGTAGCCTTTTGCCGTTTCGTTGGCAGCCAGCTCGCGGGTGTAGAAGGCAGCGGCTTGGGCGGTGGTTTCTTCCAGGGTTTGCTGGCGCTGTTTGCGGCGCGCGCGCGCTTCGAGGCTTTCCTGCCGGCCTTTTTGCTGCGGCACCACCATGCCGGCACGGTCGGCCAGATACTGCACGGCTTCGGTGAAGCCCAGCCCTTGGTATTCCATGACGAAACCGATGGCCGTGCCGTGTGCACCGCAGCCGAAACAGTGATAGAACTGTTTGCTCGGGCTGACGGAGAACGACGGAGTCTTTTCTTTGTGGAACGGGCAGCAGGCCATGTAGTTGGCGCCGCCTTTCTTCAGCGGCACACTCTCGTCGATGATGTCGACAATATCGGTTTTGACCAGCAGCTCGTCGATGAATTCGCTGGGAATCATGGCGGGCCGGGGTTTCGGTAGGAAAGGTTACCTGAAAATGGGTTGGGGGATTTTTCAGGTAGCCTCAATGCTGTGCGGACAGCTATGGGTTTATTTGGCAGGCGGAACATAGCCTTGCACCACGTCGGCTTCGCCATCGCCGAAGAAGTAGTTTCCCATTTGCTGCGCCAGATATTGGCGGGCGCGCGGGTCGGCCAGGCTGAGGCGGTTTTCGTTGATGAGCATGGTTTGGTGGCGCGTCCAGGCATCCCATGCTTCCTGCGATACGTTTTCAAAAATGCGCTTGCCCAAATCGTTGGGCAGAGGCGGGAATTTGAGGCCGGGCGCTTCTTTGCCCAGCTTGATGCAATTTACCATGCGGGTCATGTGCTTTCCTTTTCGGGTGGTGTGGATGGGGTTTAACGGTTGTTTAAGCCCAATACGTCTTGCATATCGTATAGGCCGGTGCGTTGCTGTTGCAGCCACACGGCGGCACGTACGGCGCCGGCGGCGAAGGTCATGCGGCTGGAGGCTTTGTGGGTGATTTCCACGCGCTCGCCTTCGCCGGCAAACAGGGCGGTGTGTTCGCCTACGATGTCGCCACCGCGCACGGTGGCAAAGCCGATGGTTTGCGGGCTGCGCGTGCCGGTGTGGCCTTCGCGGCCATACACGGCGCAGTCGGCCAGGTTGCGGCCAAGGGCGTGGGCAATCACTTCGCCCATGCACAGCGCGGTGCCGCTGGGGGCGTCCACTTTGTGGCGGTGGTGCGCTTCGATGATTTCGATGTCGTAGCCTTCGTTCAACACGCGGGTTACGGTGTCGAGGATGTGGAAGGTGAGGTTTACGCCGATGCTGAAGTTGGCGGCAAACACGATGCCGGTGCGTTCGGCGGTGGCGGCGATGGCGGCTTTGCCCGCTTCGTCAAAACCGGTGGTGCCGATAACCATTTTGATGCCGCGCTCGGCGCAGCGGGGCAAAAGGCTACCTGAAACATTGGAACGGGTGAAATCGATGAGCACGTCGCAGTTGGCGAGCACGGCATCGATGTCGCTGCTGATGGCTACGCCTGTTTTCAAGCCGGAAGCATGGCCGGCATCCAAGCCCAAGGCTTCGGAGCCTGCGTGTTCCAGCGCGCCGGTAAGCACGGTGTGTGGATTGGCGGCTACGGCTTCAACCAACACTTTGCCCATGCGGCCGTTCACGCCGGCCAGGGCAACTTTAATGGTGGCAGACATGATATTCCTCAAGCGGGATTATTGCGCAGTTTGGCCGGCAGGCGCGGCTTGCTGCGGTTGTTGCTTGCGCAATTCGTCCAGCACATCGCCTTCGGCTCTAACCAGGGAGTCGTTTGCATCGAAATACAGGGTGAGGTTTTTGCGTCCGCGCACTTTGCCGCCGCGGCTCACTTCGAAAACGTAGTCCCAGCGGTTGCCGTGCAGCGGGTCGCGCAGCAGCGGCGTGCCCAGAATATGCTGCACCTGCTCTTTGCTCAAGCCTTGGTGCAGCGAGGCAACGGCCTGCAAATCGAGCTCGTTGCCCTGCACTATGGTGAGTTTGTAGGAGGGGAAGCGGGCGAGACGTTCGGTGCTGCACGCGGCCAAACCGATGCAGGCAGCCAAGGCCAAATAAACGGATTTATTCACAAATATGCCTTTCAAGATAAATCGCGCACCGCCCCGGCTGAGTAATTTAAAGGTGGGCAAGTGCCTTAAAAATGCGTATTATAACGGTTGTTGACAAATTTGAGCGACAGAACATCATACATCATGGAAAACAATATTGCACAACTCAAAGGCAGCGGCCTGAAAGTAACCGGCCCGCGTTTGAAGATTTTGGATTTGTTTGAAACCCATGCCGAAGAGCACCTGAGTGCGGAAGAT from Eikenella exigua encodes the following:
- the rpoD gene encoding RNA polymerase sigma factor RpoD — encoded protein: MSEQNNPATEEQDESNRPLTPEEQRARLRQLILQGKERGYITYAEINDALPDDMSDAEQIDNIVNMISGLGIQVTEETPDSETLLLADNTANMTDDDAVAEAEAALSSADSEFGRTTDPVRMYMREMGQVDLLTREDEIVIAKKIETALRNMIQAISACPGSIAEILELIEKIRNGEIRVDEAVEDIIDPHEELLDELGIGVGKAEEAAPNTNLDENEDSNADEEDTEEDTGAISAANLEELKQKVLAHFENIQATYQKMIAALQKHHSQHKTYLNLRNYIADQLLNVRFTTRQIETLSNNLRTRVDSIRRLEREIRDICLNRVHMDRDYFINNFLSNITDLNWVEAEISKNHVWSEALSRFQYAIIEKQNILIEQEKHAQISIAELKKISKNMVANEKETAAAKQEMIQANLRLVISIAKKYTNRGLQFLDLIQEGNIGLMKAVDKFEYRRGYKFSTYATWWIRQAITRSIADQARTIRIPVHMIETINKMNRISRQYLQETGEDPDAAELAELMEMPEDKIRKIMKIAKEPISMETPIGDDDDSHLGDFIEDVNNIAPADAAMYSGLREATKDVLESLTPREAKVLRMRFGIDMNTDHTLEEVGKQFDVTRERIRQIEAKALRKLRHPTRSDRLRSFLDSEENKQ
- the dnaG gene encoding DNA primase, coding for MIPSEFIDELLVKTDIVDIIDESVPLKKGGANYMACCPFHKEKTPSFSVSPSKQFYHCFGCGAHGTAIGFVMEYQGLGFTEAVQYLADRAGMVVPQQKGRQESLEARARRKQRQQTLEETTAQAAAFYTRELAANETAKGYLKKRGLSDEVAAHYGLGYAPDSWRPLAQSFTPYPSEALVNSGMVIEKDGSHYDRFRHRIMFPIRNSSGQVIGFGGRVLDDSKPKYLNSPDTPLFDKGKNLYGLYEARAAVKEAGRILVVEGYMDVVALAQFDIGYCVAALGTSTTAEHVKILMRQTDSIYFCFDGDAAGRKAAWRALENALPQLKDGKSLHFLFLPEGHDPDSYVREHGRERFEDMLLHQSKPLSAYFWDALTAKLDLRSQEGKAELVKTATPLLTQITAPALAFLLKQKLSNLVGIDPANLAHLMGQEVPKRYVAQQRYTLPRQTFRQPQMLSLAQQQIRRLLINPQWATYIDLPDHLELDTDLACLSVMAAHVRRSRSPLSSAGLMEAMRNTPYYGNISRIMQSGTDSAHFEGDGESDALNFQSGMQKLMNALKTQQVEALKRKRIEHGLSDDETKLLLELLRRPPANGTI
- a CDS encoding oxidative damage protection protein encodes the protein MTRMVNCIKLGKEAPGLKFPPLPNDLGKRIFENVSQEAWDAWTRHQTMLINENRLSLADPRARQYLAQQMGNYFFGDGEADVVQGYVPPAK
- the dapB gene encoding 4-hydroxy-tetrahydrodipicolinate reductase; translation: MSATIKVALAGVNGRMGKVLVEAVAANPHTVLTGALEHAGSEALGLDAGHASGLKTGVAISSDIDAVLANCDVLIDFTRSNVSGSLLPRCAERGIKMVIGTTGFDEAGKAAIAATAERTGIVFAANFSIGVNLTFHILDTVTRVLNEGYDIEIIEAHHRHKVDAPSGTALCMGEVIAHALGRNLADCAVYGREGHTGTRSPQTIGFATVRGGDIVGEHTALFAGEGERVEITHKASSRMTFAAGAVRAAVWLQQQRTGLYDMQDVLGLNNR
- a CDS encoding outer membrane protein assembly factor BamE produces the protein MNKSVYLALAACIGLAACSTERLARFPSYKLTIVQGNELDLQAVASLHQGLSKEQVQHILGTPLLRDPLHGNRWDYVFEVSRGGKVRGRKNLTLYFDANDSLVRAEGDVLDELRKQQPQQAAPAGQTAQ